A window of Piliocolobus tephrosceles isolate RC106 chromosome 13, ASM277652v3, whole genome shotgun sequence contains these coding sequences:
- the SPTY2D1OS gene encoding putative transmembrane protein SPTY2D1OS produces the protein MIVLGWMFFVGLACYMGTFPESMPPTLKWQERWPVQESKTQLKRQALDEDLPQNHVEGI, from the exons ATGATTGTGCTTGGCTGGATGTTTTTTGTTGGACTTGCATGTTACATGGGCACGTTTCCAGAGTCGATG cCTCCAACTCTGAAGTGGCAGGAAAGGTGGCCTGTTCAGGAGAGCAAGACACAACTGAAGAGGCAGGCTTTAGATGAAGATCTGCCGCA GAACCATGTGGAAGGGATATAA
- the SPTY2D1 gene encoding protein SPT2 homolog has product MDFREILLIASKGQGVNNVPKRYSLAVGPPKKDPKVKGVQSAAVQAFLKRKEEELRQKALEEKRRKEELVKKRIELKHDKKARAMAKRTKDNFHGYNGIPIEEKSKKRQATESHTSQGTDREYEMEEENEFLEYNHAESEQEYEEEQEPPKVESKPKVPLKSAPPPMNFTDLLRLAEKKQFEPVEIKVVKKSEERPMTAEELREREFLERKHRRKKLETDGKLPPTVSKKAPSQKESVGTKLSKGSGDRHPSSKGMPLPHAEKKSRPSMANEKHLALSSSKFMPGERIKAGSGNSSQPSLREGHDRPVFNGAGKSYSSTSSPSVPKTPASRTQKSAIEHKAKKSPSHPSHSRPGPMVTPHNKAKSPGVRQPGSSSSSAPGQPSTGVARPTVSSGPVPKRQNGSSSSGPERSINGSKKPTNDSNPSRRTVSGTCGPGQPASSSSGPGQPISGSGSSARPLGSSRGPGRPVSSPHELRRPVSGSGPPGRSVSGPGRSVSGSVPAGRTVSSSVPGRPVSSLRPGRTVSSSGPTIKPKCTVVSETISSKNIISRSSNGQMNGMKPPLSGYRSAQGPQRLPFPTGYKRQREYEEEDDDDDDEYDSEMEDFIEDEGEPQEEISKHIREIFGYDRKKYKDESDYALRYMESSWKEQQKEEAKSLRLGMQEDLEEMRREEEEMQRRRAKKLKRR; this is encoded by the exons ATGGACTTCAGAGAAATTCTCCTGATAGCTTCCAAGGGACAAGGTGTCAACAATGTGCCG aaaaggtATAGTTTGGCAGTGGGGCCTCCAAAAAAAGACCCAAAAGTTAAAGGTGTCCAATCAGCAGCTGTACAAGCTTTtcttaaaaggaaagaagaggagcTTAGACAAAAAG CCttagaggagaaaaggagaaaagaggaacTAGTGAAAAAGCGAATTGAGCTCAAACATGACAAGAAAGCAAGAGCTATGGCCAAGAGGACAAAGGACAATTTCCATGGTTACAATGGGATTCCTATTGAGGAAAAGTCAAAGAAGAGGCAGGCAACAGAAAGCCATACCAGCCAAGGAACCGACCGAGAGTATGAAATGGAAGAAGAGAATGAATTCCTTGAGTACAATCACGCAGAGTCAGAGCAGGAGTATGAGGAAGAGCAAGAACCTCCCAAAGTTGAAAGTAAACCAAAGGTCCCCCTTAAAAGTGCCCCACCACCTATGAACTTCACTGATTTACTCAGGCTGGCTGAGAAAAAGCAGTTTGAACCGGTGGAAATCAAGGTAGTGAAGAAATCAGAAGAGCGACCTATGACTGCAGAAGAACTTAGGGAGCGAGAATTCCTTGAACGAAAGCATCGGAGAAAAAAACTTGAGACAGATGGAAAACTACCTCCAACTGTGTCCAAAAAGGCACCCTCTCAGAAAGAAAGTGTGGGCACAAAACTAAGCAAAGGTTCTGGAGACAGGCATCCTTCTTCCAAAGGAATGCCCCTTCCTCATGCTGAGAAGAAATCAAGACCCAGCATGGCCAATGAGAAACACCTTGCTTTGTCTTCATCCAAATTCATGCCAGGAGAGAGGATCAAGGCAGGATCTGGCAATAGCTCCCAACCCTCACTTCGTGAGGGCCACGACAGACCTGTTTTCAATGGAGCTGGAAAGTCTTATTCCAGCACCTCTTCACCAAGTGTCCCAAAGACTCCTGCTAGCAGGACTCAGAAATCTGCTATTGAGCACAAAGCCAAAAAATCTCCATCCCATCCTAGCCATTCCAGGCCTGGGCCCATGGTCACCCCACACAATAAGGCTAAGAGTCCAGGTGTCAGGCAGCCAGGCAGCAGCTCTAGCTCAGCCCCTGGGCAGCCCAGCACAGGAGTTGCTCGACCCACAGTTAGTTCTGGCCCTGTGCCTAAGCGCCAGAATGGCAGCTCCAGCTCAGGACCTGAGCGATCAATCAATGGGTCCAAGAAGCCAACCAATGACTCAAATCCCTCTAGGCGGACAGTCAGTGGTACATGCGGCCCTGGACAACCTGCAAGCAGCTCAAGTGGCCCTGGGCAACCCATCAGTGGTTCAGGTAGTTCTGCAAGACCCTTGGGCAGCTCTCGTGGCCCTGGCCGACCTGTGAGCAGTCCACATGAACTTCGACGACCAGTGAGTGGCTCAGGCCCCCCTGGGCGGTCTGTCAGTGGCCCTGGGAGATCCGTAAGTGGCTCAGTTCCAGCTGGACGGACTGTCAGTAGTTCAGTCCCAGGAAGACCAGTGAGCAGCTTGAGACCTGGGCGAACAGTTAGTAGCTCAGGTCCCACGATAAAGCCTAAGTGCACTGTTGTCTCCGAAACAATTTCTTCCAAGAATATCATTAGCCGGTCCAGcaatggacagatgaatggaatGAAGCCTCCCCTATCTGGCTACAGATCTGCCCAAG GTCCTCAAAGGCTTCCCTTCCCTACTGGTTACAAAAGGCAGCGAGAATATGAagaggaagatgatgatgatgatgatgaatacGACTCTGAAATGGAAGATTTTATCGAAGATGAAGGAGAGCCTCAGGAAGAAATATCCAAGCACATTAGAGAAATTTTTGGTTATGACCGAAAAAA ATACAAAGATGAAAGTGATTATGCCTTACGTTACATGGAAAGTAGTTGGAAAGAGCAGCAGAAGGAAGAAGCAAAGAG CTTAAGACTAGGTATGCAAGAGGACTTAGAGGAAATGAGAcgtgaagaagaagaaatgcaacGTCGAAGGGCCAAGAAGCTGAAGAGGCGTTAG